One part of the Vibrio hyugaensis genome encodes these proteins:
- a CDS encoding MurR/RpiR family transcriptional regulator, producing MSLEVDIISQITERFSALRDAEKKVAKLIMDDIQTAANASITELAESAEVSEATITRFAKAVGCKNVRDMKIKLAQTLTVGQRFILEPPDQSGYQGIYESIKQSLDVNRSLIVEEDIDTAVNWLHNARQVICIGMGGGSTIAAQEMQHRLFRLGYPVVAYNDGLLSRMIAATADANDVLVMISATGYTPAIIETAQLAKQYGVKVIVITPKDTPLTEQADLVLPIEHQETDFIYKPSASRYAMLALVDVLSMALAVNHKRRSRDKLRRLKVALDSYRGGLERQPLGD from the coding sequence TTGAGTTTAGAAGTCGATATTATCTCTCAAATCACTGAACGTTTCAGTGCGCTGCGCGATGCCGAAAAGAAGGTCGCGAAGTTGATCATGGACGACATTCAAACTGCCGCTAACGCCAGCATTACTGAACTGGCAGAAAGCGCAGAAGTGAGTGAAGCCACCATCACCCGTTTTGCTAAAGCTGTTGGCTGCAAAAACGTGCGTGATATGAAGATCAAACTGGCACAAACCTTAACGGTTGGACAACGATTCATCCTTGAACCACCTGATCAAAGTGGCTACCAAGGCATCTATGAGTCGATCAAGCAATCCCTTGATGTAAACCGTAGTTTGATTGTTGAAGAAGATATCGACACTGCCGTGAACTGGCTGCACAACGCAAGACAAGTGATCTGTATTGGCATGGGTGGCGGCTCGACCATTGCAGCACAGGAGATGCAGCACCGTTTGTTCCGTCTGGGCTACCCTGTTGTGGCGTACAACGATGGCTTGTTATCGCGCATGATTGCGGCGACTGCAGACGCGAACGATGTGCTAGTGATGATCTCAGCCACTGGCTATACCCCTGCCATCATAGAAACCGCACAATTAGCTAAGCAATACGGCGTAAAAGTCATTGTGATTACTCCGAAAGACACGCCTTTGACTGAGCAAGCCGATTTGGTTCTGCCTATTGAGCACCAAGAGACGGACTTCATCTATAAACCATCGGCTTCTCGTTACGCGATGTTGGCTTTGGTTGATGTACTTTCGATGGCATTAGCCGTTAATCATAAGCGACGCTCGCGCGATAAACTTCGCCGACTCAAAGTTGCCCTCGATTCTTATCGCGGCGGTTTGGAAAGACAGCCTCTCGGTGATTAA
- a CDS encoding amino acid deaminase, protein MKDNRQKCDKNYHNECVTTPGYGEKAQPVACNSDGLHSLIHEEITLPAAVIKSSSLKNNLDWMQRFANQHKVKLSPHGKTTMTPAFFQQQLENGAWGITVATPAQAEIAALGGAKNIIMANQLVGRANMTIIANLIETHGINFYCCVDSSRNVKALERAFAEHQLPLNVLIEFGVEGGRCGCRNQQDVVELATLIHQQPHLTLKGIEVYEGVIHGDNAEQDIRDFLNTTLEIAAQLQNDNLIESKPLVTGAGSAWYDVVSECFANLEDFDAVIRPGCYAIHDTGIYLDAQNKVMQRAENNQGAACDLGGDLESALELWAYVISRPEPTKLVAGFGKRDVAFDAGLPIPERAYRDGESISIESAVTTAVMDQHAFIEVDANSDLQVGDMIAFSTSHPCLTFDKWRAVAVCDDEYQVTHWVKTRF, encoded by the coding sequence ATGAAAGACAATCGCCAAAAGTGTGATAAAAACTATCATAATGAGTGTGTTACCACGCCAGGTTACGGAGAAAAGGCTCAACCTGTTGCGTGCAATTCGGATGGGTTACACAGTTTGATCCATGAAGAGATCACCTTGCCCGCTGCGGTAATCAAATCTTCTTCATTGAAGAACAACCTCGATTGGATGCAGCGTTTTGCCAATCAGCACAAAGTGAAGCTGTCGCCGCACGGTAAAACCACCATGACTCCCGCTTTCTTTCAGCAGCAATTAGAAAACGGCGCTTGGGGTATTACCGTCGCAACGCCAGCCCAAGCAGAAATTGCGGCACTCGGCGGAGCGAAAAACATCATCATGGCGAACCAACTAGTGGGGCGCGCGAACATGACTATCATTGCCAACTTGATTGAAACACACGGGATCAACTTCTACTGCTGTGTGGACTCGAGCCGAAACGTCAAAGCGCTCGAACGTGCGTTCGCTGAACATCAATTGCCGCTTAATGTATTGATTGAGTTTGGTGTCGAAGGCGGTCGCTGTGGATGCCGAAATCAACAAGATGTGGTTGAGCTCGCCACACTCATCCACCAGCAACCTCACCTCACGCTAAAAGGTATCGAGGTTTACGAAGGTGTCATTCATGGTGACAATGCTGAGCAGGACATCCGTGACTTCCTCAACACCACATTAGAAATCGCGGCTCAACTACAAAACGACAACTTGATTGAGTCTAAACCTCTTGTTACTGGCGCAGGCTCTGCTTGGTATGACGTGGTTTCTGAATGCTTCGCCAACCTAGAAGATTTTGATGCCGTCATTCGCCCAGGTTGCTACGCGATTCATGACACAGGCATTTACCTAGACGCACAAAACAAAGTCATGCAGCGCGCTGAAAATAACCAAGGTGCAGCGTGTGATTTAGGTGGTGACTTGGAATCGGCACTAGAGCTTTGGGCTTATGTCATTTCTCGCCCCGAGCCAACCAAGCTAGTTGCCGGCTTTGGCAAACGTGACGTGGCGTTTGATGCCGGGTTACCAATCCCCGAGCGCGCTTACCGCGATGGTGAGTCAATCTCTATTGAAAGTGCGGTAACGACCGCGGTGATGGATCAGCATGCGTTCATCGAAGTAGACGCAAACAGCGACCTTCAAGTGGGTGATATGATTGCCTTCTCAACCTCTCATCCATGTTTAACGTTTGATAAGTGGCGTGCCGTGGCGGTTTGTGATGATGAGTATCAAGTCACTCATTGGGTGAAAACCCGTTTCTGA
- a CDS encoding N-acyl-D-amino-acid deacylase family protein, whose protein sequence is MLFDTIIKSVEVFDGTGAAPFIADVAIRQDRIEQVGQLDELSAKKVINGQGLALAPGFIDVHTHDDTNVIRYPDCLPKISQGVTTVIVGNCGISASPAVLSDTPPDPMNLLGKQEDFKYPTFAEYAKAVQAANPAVNVAALVGHTTLRNNVMDDLLRTATDEEIEQMRQTLAQAMEEGALGLSSGLAYASAKQANADEVMRLAEILGHHGGIYTTHMRTEFEEIISAMEEAFETGQYAKVPVVISHLKCAGAGNWGRTVEVLDLMDKVSEHQDVSCDCYPYSASSSTLDLKQVTDEIDIFITWSESKPEHAGKMLKDIADEMQLPLMEAAKALQPAGAVYHCMDENDVKRVLKYKLTMVGSDGLPNDPHPHPRLWGTFPKVLGHYCREEQLFPLAEAIHKMTGMSATRYQLKDRGEIKTGAYADLVLFNPNTIKDTATFENPISVAQGIESVFVNGELSYLKDKVTKNRNGVFIYRNNTHQ, encoded by the coding sequence ATGTTGTTCGATACCATTATCAAAAGCGTAGAGGTATTTGACGGTACGGGTGCAGCACCATTCATTGCTGATGTTGCGATTCGTCAAGATCGTATTGAGCAAGTAGGGCAGCTAGACGAGCTTTCTGCAAAGAAGGTTATCAACGGTCAGGGTCTTGCGTTGGCTCCGGGATTTATTGATGTGCACACGCACGATGACACCAATGTGATTCGTTACCCTGACTGCTTGCCAAAGATCAGCCAAGGCGTGACGACGGTAATCGTAGGCAATTGCGGAATTAGCGCGAGCCCTGCGGTACTCAGTGATACTCCGCCAGACCCAATGAATCTATTGGGCAAGCAGGAAGATTTCAAATACCCAACTTTTGCGGAGTATGCGAAGGCGGTACAAGCGGCGAACCCTGCGGTCAACGTTGCAGCGTTAGTCGGTCACACCACTTTACGTAACAACGTGATGGACGACTTACTGCGCACGGCAACCGATGAAGAAATCGAGCAAATGCGCCAAACACTGGCACAAGCGATGGAAGAGGGCGCATTGGGTTTGAGCTCGGGTCTTGCTTATGCGAGTGCCAAGCAAGCCAACGCGGATGAAGTGATGCGCCTAGCGGAAATTCTCGGTCATCACGGTGGTATCTACACCACACACATGCGCACCGAGTTTGAAGAAATCATCAGCGCAATGGAAGAAGCCTTTGAAACTGGGCAGTATGCCAAAGTGCCAGTGGTGATTTCTCATCTGAAATGTGCAGGTGCAGGCAACTGGGGACGCACGGTAGAAGTGCTGGATTTGATGGATAAGGTTTCTGAGCATCAAGACGTGTCTTGCGATTGCTATCCATATTCTGCCAGTTCTTCAACGCTGGATTTAAAACAGGTGACGGATGAAATCGACATCTTCATCACTTGGTCTGAAAGTAAACCTGAACACGCTGGCAAGATGCTGAAAGACATTGCTGACGAGATGCAACTGCCTCTTATGGAAGCAGCAAAAGCGTTGCAACCTGCGGGTGCGGTTTATCACTGCATGGATGAAAACGACGTCAAACGTGTCCTTAAGTATAAGTTGACCATGGTGGGCTCGGATGGATTACCAAATGACCCGCATCCACATCCACGTTTGTGGGGCACATTCCCGAAAGTCTTGGGGCATTACTGCCGTGAAGAACAGCTTTTCCCATTGGCAGAAGCGATTCACAAGATGACGGGGATGTCAGCAACACGCTACCAATTGAAAGATCGTGGGGAAATAAAAACAGGCGCTTACGCAGACTTGGTTTTATTTAACCCAAATACAATTAAAGATACTGCAACGTTCGAAAATCCAATTTCTGTTGCGCAAGGTATTGAATCTGTATTTGTAAATGGCGAACTATCTTATTTAAAAGATAAAGTCACCAAAAATAGAAATGGTGTATTTATTTATAGAAATAATACCCATCAATAA
- a CDS encoding RidA family protein — translation MSIKRYGVEGGVGTGGQHLPFARATEAGGFLYVSGQTPMTDGEVVEGGIVDQSRLAIQNCVDIMGEAGYTLADVVHVKVVLTDSRYFQSFNKVFREFFGDHPPARICMVCDLVVDVKVEVDVTCYREDRR, via the coding sequence ATGTCAATTAAACGTTATGGTGTAGAAGGCGGCGTAGGTACTGGCGGTCAACATTTACCATTTGCACGTGCAACAGAAGCGGGCGGCTTCTTATACGTATCGGGTCAAACACCAATGACTGACGGCGAAGTGGTAGAAGGCGGTATCGTTGACCAGTCTCGCCTAGCGATTCAAAACTGTGTCGATATCATGGGAGAAGCAGGTTACACGTTAGCTGACGTGGTACACGTAAAAGTGGTACTAACGGATTCTCGTTACTTCCAATCGTTCAATAAAGTGTTCAGAGAGTTCTTTGGCGATCACCCACCTGCACGTATTTGCATGGTGTGTGATCTGGTGGTGGACGTGAAAGTCGAAGTCGATGTGACTTGCTACCGCGAAGATCGCCGATAG
- a CDS encoding sodium:solute symporter family protein codes for MNSTLFLTGFGAYVLFLIWLGWFVSRNQKSGEDFLLGGRGLPLFLVLGTTVATMVGTGSSMGAVGFGYSNGWAGALYGIGGAIGILLLALWFAPVRKLNFMTMSEELAYYVGANRIVKNVVGLLIFIASIGWLGAHILGGGMYLAWIADIELSTAKMIIAAAFTIYVVIGGYTAVVWTDTIQAIILFVGFILMAVLSVQHIGGLDNLYSAMDPEAVSFLAIDKLGLIPAVSLAVVIGVGVLATPSFRQRIYSGKDVSTIRRSFVASGVLYLFFSIIPAVIGMAAHAIDPELNNANFAFPYIAATVLPVGVGLIVLIAGLSATMSSASSDAIAGVSILLRDVYVMFTGRVPNKESMLNYSRLALVVVIGCALLFALTSNDIIGYITKMISTVMSGMFVCGMLGRFWKRYNWQGALATLAGASIASFAVMMSPDLTAFWGNPVIPSCLFALTAGVAVSLVTPANQVSPEMARAILDDERALMEMELSDKGVLEEDASLQNRATAANQNA; via the coding sequence ATGAACAGTACACTTTTTCTTACCGGCTTCGGTGCGTATGTCTTATTTTTAATTTGGTTGGGATGGTTTGTCTCTCGCAATCAAAAATCAGGTGAAGACTTTCTACTCGGTGGTCGAGGCTTACCTCTGTTCCTCGTATTAGGTACCACGGTAGCAACTATGGTTGGCACGGGCTCTAGTATGGGCGCGGTTGGCTTTGGTTACTCAAACGGTTGGGCTGGCGCGCTTTATGGCATTGGCGGCGCAATTGGTATCTTGCTATTGGCACTGTGGTTTGCGCCTGTTCGTAAACTCAACTTTATGACCATGAGTGAAGAACTCGCATACTACGTAGGTGCAAACCGCATCGTAAAGAACGTGGTTGGTCTGCTTATCTTTATCGCTTCTATCGGCTGGTTGGGCGCACACATCCTTGGTGGTGGTATGTACCTAGCGTGGATTGCTGATATTGAGCTGAGCACTGCGAAGATGATCATCGCAGCAGCGTTTACCATTTACGTGGTTATTGGCGGCTACACCGCGGTGGTTTGGACGGATACCATTCAAGCTATCATCTTATTCGTTGGTTTCATCCTAATGGCGGTACTGTCTGTGCAACACATTGGCGGCTTGGATAACCTGTACTCAGCCATGGACCCAGAAGCGGTGAGCTTCCTTGCGATTGATAAGCTTGGTCTAATTCCAGCGGTTTCTCTTGCCGTCGTGATTGGTGTGGGTGTACTTGCAACGCCTTCATTTCGCCAACGTATCTATTCAGGCAAAGATGTGTCAACCATCCGCCGTTCGTTTGTGGCTTCTGGTGTGCTGTACTTGTTCTTCTCCATCATCCCTGCAGTCATTGGTATGGCGGCGCATGCGATTGACCCTGAACTGAACAACGCGAACTTTGCTTTCCCATACATCGCGGCAACAGTATTGCCAGTAGGCGTTGGTCTTATCGTTCTGATTGCAGGTCTATCGGCAACCATGTCGAGTGCGAGTTCCGATGCGATTGCGGGCGTGTCTATCTTACTGCGTGACGTTTATGTCATGTTCACAGGTCGCGTGCCAAACAAAGAATCCATGTTGAATTACTCTCGCTTGGCTTTGGTTGTAGTGATCGGTTGTGCATTGCTGTTCGCTCTAACTTCTAACGACATCATCGGCTACATCACTAAGATGATCTCGACGGTTATGTCTGGCATGTTCGTGTGCGGTATGTTGGGTCGCTTCTGGAAGCGTTACAACTGGCAAGGTGCATTGGCAACATTGGCAGGTGCGTCTATCGCTTCATTTGCAGTAATGATGAGCCCAGACCTAACCGCTTTCTGGGGCAACCCAGTGATTCCGTCTTGCTTGTTTGCCCTAACTGCTGGTGTGGCAGTGAGCCTAGTGACTCCAGCTAACCAAGTTTCACCAGAAATGGCGCGAGCAATCCTAGATGATGAGCGTGCTCTGATGGAAATGGAACTGTCTGACAAAGGCGTTCTGGAAGAAGACGCTTCTCTGCAAAACCGCGCAACGGCGGCAAATCAAAACGCTTAA
- a CDS encoding sugar kinase — protein sequence MTDSSQTKIAFFGECMIELSGDPIRKGFGGDTLNTALYLSRLTAQQPVQVSYATGLGEDVLSQELLENWQQEGIATDLVEIFPAQLPGLYMVQTDQEGERSFLYWRDSAAAKSYFSTSSLNKLEAAIANRELDYLYLSGISIAILNDDSKVRLKKALSQFSQDGGKVIFDNNFRPQLWSAQEAKHWYSQILPLVDIALITEDDDVLVWGEEESAEQRCLRFGCQEIVIKHGCEPCKLVWSQGDDKQSAYVAAEKVAKVVDTCAAGDSFAAGYLAGRLTGQSCEQSAQLGHALAVTVIQYPGAIIPNDVMTHLIR from the coding sequence ATGACCGATTCATCCCAGACTAAAATTGCTTTCTTTGGCGAATGCATGATTGAACTGAGCGGAGACCCAATTCGCAAAGGCTTTGGTGGCGACACGCTCAATACCGCACTTTACCTTTCTCGGCTCACTGCTCAGCAGCCTGTCCAAGTGTCCTACGCGACCGGTCTAGGGGAGGACGTACTTTCTCAAGAACTTCTGGAAAACTGGCAACAAGAAGGCATTGCTACTGATCTTGTCGAGATCTTCCCAGCTCAACTACCGGGTTTGTACATGGTGCAGACCGACCAAGAAGGTGAACGCAGCTTTCTATACTGGCGTGACAGCGCAGCCGCTAAAAGTTACTTCTCTACCTCTTCGCTCAACAAATTAGAAGCCGCGATTGCAAACCGAGAGCTGGATTATCTCTACCTAAGTGGCATCAGCATTGCGATTCTAAATGACGATAGCAAAGTAAGGCTTAAAAAGGCGTTAAGTCAGTTCTCACAAGATGGAGGCAAGGTTATCTTCGATAATAACTTCCGTCCTCAACTTTGGTCTGCACAAGAGGCGAAACATTGGTACAGCCAAATTTTGCCTTTAGTCGACATTGCGCTTATCACAGAAGACGATGATGTCTTGGTGTGGGGTGAAGAGGAAAGTGCCGAGCAGCGTTGCCTTCGCTTTGGTTGCCAAGAAATCGTGATTAAACATGGCTGCGAGCCTTGCAAACTGGTTTGGTCGCAAGGTGACGACAAGCAAAGTGCTTACGTAGCTGCCGAGAAGGTTGCCAAAGTGGTCGACACCTGTGCCGCCGGCGATTCGTTTGCTGCTGGTTACCTTGCAGGACGATTGACCGGACAAAGTTGCGAGCAATCTGCCCAACTCGGTCACGCACTAGCGGTAACCGTTATTCAATATCCTGGCGCGATCATTCCAAACGACGTCATGACTCATCTAATTCGATAA
- a CDS encoding bifunctional 4-hydroxy-2-oxoglutarate aldolase/2-dehydro-3-deoxy-phosphogluconate aldolase yields MSQAMIKQLQQFKVIPVIQINKVEHAIPLAKVLVENGLPVAEVTFRTEAAAEAIKAMRDAYPQMCIGAGTVLTPEQITQAKDAGAEFIVAPGLNPNTVRRCQEINMPIVPGVNNPSQVEQALELGLNFLKFFPAEASGGIAMVKSLLAPYVDVSLMPTGGIGKSNVNDYLAIDRVVCCGGTWMVAPSLIENEQWDEIGKLVREAVELVA; encoded by the coding sequence ATGTCCCAAGCAATGATTAAGCAACTTCAGCAATTCAAAGTTATTCCTGTTATTCAAATCAACAAGGTTGAGCACGCGATTCCATTGGCGAAAGTGTTAGTAGAAAACGGTCTGCCAGTCGCAGAAGTGACGTTTCGAACAGAAGCCGCTGCCGAGGCGATTAAAGCCATGCGCGATGCTTATCCGCAAATGTGCATCGGTGCTGGCACCGTACTGACGCCAGAGCAGATTACCCAAGCGAAAGACGCGGGTGCAGAGTTTATTGTCGCGCCGGGTTTGAACCCAAACACCGTGCGTCGCTGCCAAGAAATCAACATGCCAATCGTACCGGGTGTGAACAACCCAAGTCAGGTTGAACAAGCACTTGAGCTGGGTTTGAACTTCCTCAAATTCTTCCCGGCAGAAGCGAGCGGTGGTATCGCGATGGTGAAGTCGCTACTGGCTCCATACGTTGATGTGAGTCTGATGCCGACAGGCGGTATCGGTAAGAGCAACGTCAATGATTACCTAGCCATCGACCGTGTGGTTTGTTGCGGTGGCACTTGGATGGTGGCACCGAGCTTAATTGAAAACGAGCAGTGGGATGAAATTGGCAAGCTGGTTCGTGAAGCAGTAGAGCTGGTTGCGTAA
- a CDS encoding beta-N-acetylhexosaminidase, with amino-acid sequence MNKGTLALLISGLITIPTVAMAMTPNTDLNLMPYPQNVELGQGKITLDKSFSIYIKGYDSPRVQFNAKRTMDRLYRQTGLPMLNWHAESEKDATLVIDIRNAPKSEVQDINSDESYQLESRNGQIIIRSERPYGAFHGLETFLQLVTTDASGYFVPAVSIQDEPRFPWRGVSYDTSRHFIELDVILRQLDAMASAKMNVFHWHIWDDQAIRIQLDNYQKLWQDTADGDYYTKDEIRHVVNYARNLGIRVIPEISLPGHASAVAHAYPELMSGMGEQSYPHQRGWGVFEPLMDPTNPELYKMLASVFDEVVELFPDEYFHIGGDEPNYQQWKDNPKIQQFIKDNNLDGERGLQSYLNTKVEQMLEARGKKMTGWDEIWHKDLPTSIVIQSWQGHDSIGRAAKEGYQGILSTGYYLDQPQPTSYHYRNDPMPKGITVDDQLHQGEKFATYDWVKPRNKGGPRTGNLTIIEAKDGSYRALTDYNGKSREEVFIIEYVPGVKFRGHFDNFMSYTEFNYDFADGKLKGTSYQLIGNVRWPATGELVASSDMAGSVIPEPNGGYPAELTEKEQQLILGGEITIWGENLDSTTIEQRLWPRSYAIAERLWSSQELTDERSMYKRMKVMDTWSEISLGLRHHADANMMLKRLANGADETPLQTLAKYIEPAQYYARHWEKWISTPNEGDLYNQYERLNRFADALPVESLAVYEMKDLVAAYAQGDTAALDALAMHYQRVKLAAQQAKPIFAANVASVETVRVAEAAIKVADLGLTLIELAKQGSGIGQSDAKAYQRIINENAIIFDETIVAIVVPTEQLLHTLTD; translated from the coding sequence ATGAACAAAGGTACATTAGCACTACTCATTTCAGGCTTAATCACAATTCCAACGGTAGCGATGGCGATGACTCCCAACACCGATCTTAACCTAATGCCTTACCCACAAAATGTAGAGTTGGGGCAGGGTAAAATCACACTGGATAAATCCTTCAGCATTTACATCAAAGGCTACGATTCACCGCGCGTGCAGTTCAACGCAAAGCGCACCATGGACCGTCTATATCGTCAAACTGGCTTACCAATGTTGAACTGGCATGCTGAGTCGGAAAAAGACGCGACCTTGGTGATTGATATTCGTAATGCGCCTAAGTCAGAGGTGCAAGACATCAACAGTGATGAATCGTATCAACTTGAATCGCGTAATGGTCAGATCATCATTCGCTCCGAACGCCCTTACGGTGCTTTCCATGGTTTAGAAACCTTCTTGCAGTTAGTGACTACGGACGCTAGTGGATACTTTGTGCCTGCGGTATCGATTCAAGATGAGCCGCGTTTTCCTTGGCGTGGTGTTTCTTATGATACTTCTCGTCACTTCATTGAGCTCGACGTGATTCTTCGTCAACTCGATGCGATGGCATCAGCAAAAATGAACGTCTTCCATTGGCATATTTGGGATGACCAAGCGATCCGTATCCAGCTCGATAATTACCAAAAGCTGTGGCAAGACACAGCAGATGGTGATTACTACACCAAAGATGAAATCCGCCATGTGGTGAATTATGCGCGCAACCTTGGCATTCGAGTTATCCCTGAAATCTCTCTGCCTGGACATGCTTCGGCAGTGGCGCACGCATACCCTGAATTAATGTCTGGCATGGGTGAGCAATCTTATCCGCATCAACGTGGCTGGGGTGTGTTTGAGCCGTTAATGGACCCTACCAACCCTGAACTCTACAAGATGCTGGCGAGCGTGTTTGACGAAGTGGTTGAGCTCTTCCCAGATGAATACTTTCATATCGGCGGCGATGAACCAAATTACCAACAGTGGAAAGATAACCCGAAGATTCAGCAATTCATCAAAGACAACAATCTGGATGGAGAGCGTGGTCTGCAATCGTATCTGAACACCAAGGTTGAACAGATGCTGGAAGCACGTGGCAAGAAGATGACTGGCTGGGATGAAATCTGGCACAAAGACCTTCCAACCTCGATTGTGATTCAAAGCTGGCAAGGGCACGACAGTATCGGTCGAGCAGCAAAAGAGGGCTACCAAGGCATTCTTTCTACGGGCTATTACTTAGACCAGCCCCAACCAACCAGTTACCACTATCGCAATGACCCAATGCCGAAAGGAATCACGGTTGATGACCAACTTCATCAAGGTGAGAAATTCGCGACTTATGACTGGGTGAAACCACGCAATAAGGGTGGTCCACGTACAGGTAATCTAACCATTATTGAAGCGAAAGATGGCAGCTATCGTGCGCTTACCGATTACAACGGTAAGTCCCGCGAAGAGGTGTTCATCATCGAGTACGTGCCGGGTGTGAAATTTAGAGGTCACTTCGATAACTTTATGTCTTACACCGAATTCAACTATGACTTTGCAGACGGCAAGCTGAAAGGCACCAGTTACCAATTGATAGGCAATGTGCGTTGGCCTGCGACTGGAGAATTGGTCGCGAGCAGTGACATGGCAGGGAGTGTCATTCCTGAGCCGAATGGTGGCTATCCGGCTGAGCTGACCGAGAAAGAACAGCAGTTAATCTTAGGTGGAGAAATCACCATCTGGGGCGAAAACCTCGATTCAACGACCATTGAGCAACGTTTATGGCCGAGAAGCTACGCGATTGCTGAGCGTCTATGGTCGAGTCAAGAACTGACCGATGAGCGCAGCATGTACAAGCGCATGAAGGTGATGGATACATGGTCTGAGATTTCGCTTGGCCTGCGTCATCATGCCGATGCCAATATGATGCTAAAACGTCTTGCTAATGGTGCGGACGAAACACCGCTACAAACATTAGCGAAGTACATCGAACCAGCTCAATACTACGCCCGTCATTGGGAGAAATGGATCTCTACGCCAAACGAAGGTGATTTATACAATCAGTATGAGCGATTAAACCGCTTTGCGGATGCACTGCCAGTAGAAAGCCTAGCAGTGTATGAGATGAAAGATTTAGTCGCGGCTTATGCTCAAGGTGATACAGCAGCGTTGGATGCGTTAGCGATGCATTATCAAAGAGTTAAGTTGGCGGCGCAGCAAGCCAAACCTATTTTCGCGGCCAACGTTGCGTCAGTAGAAACGGTGCGAGTTGCAGAAGCAGCAATCAAAGTTGCCGATTTAGGTTTAACCCTGATTGAGCTCGCCAAGCAGGGCAGTGGTATTGGTCAATCTGACGCTAAAGCGTATCAACGCATCATCAATGAAAATGCGATTATTTTTGATGAAACGATTGTCGCCATCGTAGTACCAACCGAGCAGTTGCTTCACACTTTAACCGATTGA
- a CDS encoding lactonase family protein has product MIVNGHLHFYVGTYTDSPSQSQGIACVSLDTATGALTLTNEHVPEAVKTVRNPSYLALKGEGLYTFNEVDRLEGAELIFAEKTGSYALPIEGDYPCHIDIKEPLLAVANYGSGNVSVYQLDEQGKPLKSIAELYVEGNGPNIDRQTSPHAHQVTFLKHSAQLAVVDLGTDSVHFYDYDNDGETVKFSLSQSIAMPAGSGPRHLVFNRDESVAYVVCELSETLAVLHKQSGQWNLTQQVKLLADEENKEAASAIRLSVDERFVYVSCRAHNLISTFDVTSDIPVQIAASDCGGAFPRDFVLSRDGQWMLVANQHSHNVASFHRNPETGAITPTGYSCDIGAPVCLVEKP; this is encoded by the coding sequence ATGATAGTAAATGGTCACTTACATTTTTATGTAGGCACCTATACCGATTCACCAAGCCAAAGTCAGGGCATTGCGTGTGTTTCTCTCGATACTGCTACTGGCGCATTAACGCTCACCAATGAACATGTTCCAGAAGCGGTAAAAACGGTTCGTAACCCTTCTTACCTTGCGCTCAAAGGAGAGGGTTTATATACCTTTAATGAAGTCGATCGCTTGGAAGGTGCAGAGCTGATATTTGCTGAAAAAACAGGCAGCTATGCACTGCCAATAGAAGGTGACTACCCTTGCCATATCGACATTAAAGAACCTTTACTCGCTGTTGCAAACTACGGTTCCGGCAATGTGAGTGTTTACCAACTTGATGAGCAAGGTAAGCCTTTGAAATCCATTGCAGAATTGTATGTGGAAGGCAATGGACCGAATATTGACCGTCAAACTTCACCTCATGCGCATCAAGTCACTTTTCTAAAACATTCCGCGCAATTGGCTGTGGTCGATTTAGGCACAGACAGTGTTCATTTCTATGACTACGACAATGATGGTGAGACAGTTAAGTTTTCACTTTCTCAAAGCATCGCTATGCCTGCTGGTTCTGGGCCTCGTCATTTGGTCTTCAATCGTGATGAGTCTGTCGCCTACGTTGTTTGCGAACTGTCCGAAACGCTAGCGGTACTTCACAAGCAAAGCGGGCAATGGAATCTGACTCAGCAAGTGAAGCTGCTAGCCGATGAAGAGAACAAAGAAGCGGCGTCTGCTATTCGTCTCTCCGTGGATGAGCGCTTTGTCTATGTCTCATGCCGTGCGCACAATCTGATCAGTACATTTGATGTAACGAGTGATATTCCGGTTCAAATTGCCGCGTCCGATTGTGGTGGCGCGTTTCCAAGAGATTTTGTTTTATCCCGTGACGGGCAGTGGATGCTCGTTGCCAATCAACATTCACATAATGTCGCTAGCTTCCATAGGAATCCGGAAACTGGCGCTATCACTCCAACCGGATATTCGTGCGACATCGGTGCGCCTGTGTGTTTGGTTGAGAAGCCGTAA